The Rhizobium leguminosarum genome includes a window with the following:
- the repA gene encoding plasmid partitioning protein RepA, whose protein sequence is MPHCKNPLFQLDTTSERIRRHGKELWDRLRARGAAPEKILDDRPLRPFSLGEVAEILGVSGSYLRQLSIDGLGPTPELGTAGRRSYTLRQINELRAYLASSRPKEALKFCPRRREGDKLQIISVVAGPASTTTSFYLAQGLALQGFRVLAVDLDPKGSLSEMYGYFTATLPVDNASMYAAIRYDDHRVSMRSIIQKTHFDGLHFVPGSSELGEFEEECSRRYHSENFRYPDASIRMVSALKEVDADYDVVVIHCAPECGGFLTVGAFEAATGVLVMARPQLADIAKTAMFLNFFSHFVSLIEKAGRSVNYDFVKFLVTRHNPHDVSEQEAVTLLRDSLGDDLLTATVWESDAIREAGLKNRSLYELSAGAVGRSAYEQAMETLNSTNAEVMDIISEVWGRPPMYVSQASRSKTEGKANSQSRGLSK, encoded by the coding sequence ATGCCACACTGTAAGAATCCACTCTTTCAACTGGACACAACGTCGGAGCGCATTCGGCGCCATGGCAAAGAACTCTGGGATCGTCTACGCGCGCGGGGCGCAGCTCCCGAAAAAATTCTCGACGACAGGCCCTTGCGCCCGTTCTCCTTGGGCGAGGTTGCCGAGATTCTCGGTGTGTCGGGCAGTTATCTGCGCCAGTTGTCAATTGATGGGCTGGGGCCAACACCGGAGTTAGGGACCGCAGGACGGCGCTCCTATACGCTTCGACAGATCAATGAACTCCGTGCCTATCTCGCTTCGTCCCGTCCGAAAGAGGCTTTGAAGTTTTGCCCGCGGCGGCGCGAGGGTGATAAGCTGCAGATCATCTCGGTAGTCGCCGGCCCCGCAAGCACCACCACATCGTTTTATCTGGCGCAGGGCCTTGCACTTCAAGGTTTCCGCGTTCTCGCTGTAGATCTCGATCCCAAGGGCTCATTGTCGGAAATGTACGGTTATTTCACGGCTACCTTACCCGTCGACAATGCGAGCATGTATGCCGCGATACGCTATGATGACCATCGGGTCAGTATGCGCTCTATAATCCAAAAAACCCATTTTGATGGTCTTCATTTCGTGCCGGGTTCTTCCGAGCTCGGCGAATTCGAAGAGGAATGTTCGCGGCGCTACCACAGCGAGAACTTCAGGTACCCAGACGCTAGCATCAGGATGGTGTCTGCGCTTAAGGAAGTCGACGCGGATTACGACGTCGTCGTCATCCACTGTGCACCTGAATGCGGCGGCTTCTTAACCGTCGGTGCGTTTGAAGCAGCCACCGGCGTGCTGGTGATGGCCCGCCCGCAATTGGCTGATATCGCGAAAACGGCCATGTTCCTCAACTTCTTCTCTCATTTCGTTTCATTGATCGAAAAGGCTGGGAGGTCGGTCAATTATGATTTTGTCAAATTCTTGGTGACAAGGCACAACCCGCATGACGTCTCAGAGCAGGAGGCAGTCACACTACTGCGGGACTCCCTGGGGGATGATTTGTTGACTGCGACCGTCTGGGAATCGGACGCGATCCGGGAAGCGGGGCTCAAAAACCGATCGTTGTATGAGCTGTCAGCCGGAGCGGTAGGCCGATCGGCGTACGAGCAAGCGATGGAAACCCTGAATTCCACGAATGCGGAGGTAATGGACATCATATCCGAGGTTTGGGGCCGTCCCCCGATGTATGTGTCGCAGGCTTCGCGCTCTAAGACCGAAGGCAAGGCGAACTCCCAATCCAGGGGGCTTAGCAAATGA
- a CDS encoding tyrosine-type recombinase/integrase has product MRHTNDLPVLIERWFTDRLMKHRGVSSNTIASYRDTFRLLFAFAQTRIGRSPSQLTLRDLDAPFIGAFLEDLETQRSASVRTRNLRLTAIRSFFRYAAFEEPAHSAHIQRVLAIPSKRCDKRQLQFLTRPEIEAILDCTDRNTWLGRRDYTLLLLAAQTGLRVSEIIDLDRDSVVLGRGAHVQCVGKGRKERSTPLTKVAQQALQRWLREPGKRGATALFPNMHGGRLSADGVQALLNKYVAKAREHCISLRSKRVSPHVLRHSAAMELLQAGVDCSVIALWLGHEAMETTLTYLHAHLELKESALAKLKPYERAKAERFRPSDRLLEFLNAL; this is encoded by the coding sequence ATGAGACACACGAACGACCTGCCCGTGCTAATCGAGCGGTGGTTTACGGATCGGCTTATGAAGCATCGAGGTGTAAGTTCCAATACCATCGCCTCCTATCGCGACACCTTCAGGCTCCTGTTTGCTTTCGCACAGACGCGCATTGGGAGATCCCCATCCCAGTTGACGCTGCGGGATTTGGACGCTCCTTTCATCGGCGCATTCCTGGAGGATCTTGAGACGCAGAGATCCGCCTCGGTGCGGACCCGGAATCTCCGCCTCACAGCCATCCGCTCTTTCTTCCGATATGCGGCGTTTGAGGAGCCGGCACACAGCGCCCACATTCAGCGTGTGCTCGCGATCCCCAGCAAGCGATGCGACAAGCGGCAGCTTCAGTTCCTAACCAGGCCCGAGATTGAAGCGATCCTGGACTGTACGGATCGAAACACGTGGCTGGGACGCCGCGATTACACTCTGCTATTGCTGGCCGCGCAAACGGGGCTGCGGGTCTCGGAGATCATCGACCTCGACCGAGACTCGGTAGTGCTCGGCCGCGGTGCGCATGTGCAATGCGTCGGCAAGGGCCGCAAAGAGCGAAGTACGCCGCTCACGAAGGTTGCACAGCAAGCCCTCCAGCGGTGGCTCAGGGAGCCAGGGAAGCGGGGCGCAACGGCTCTCTTTCCGAATATGCACGGTGGCAGGCTCAGCGCGGACGGCGTGCAGGCGCTGCTGAACAAATATGTCGCCAAAGCACGTGAGCACTGCATCTCCCTTCGCTCAAAGCGGGTCTCGCCCCATGTCTTGCGGCACTCTGCTGCCATGGAGTTGCTGCAGGCGGGCGTCGACTGCTCCGTAATTGCCCTGTGGTTGGGCCACGAAGCGATGGAAACGACGTTGACCTATCTTCATGCACATCTCGAACTGAAGGAATCTGCACTCGCAAAGCTGAAGCCGTACGAACGCGCCAAGGCCGAGCGATTTCGACCAAGCGACCGGCTTCTGGAATTCCTGAACGCCCTCTGA
- a CDS encoding tyrosine-type recombinase/integrase, which yields MSRLGTAFERYIGMRQGLGYKYDGPAKRLSEFVAFMESRGAETITNDLAMEWVTSMGRQPSWSIRLSDVRCFAQHLSYFDPLTEVLPSDAVAPARRTKPYIYSEIEIQTLLAAALSLPPANALRRWTYHCLFGLIAVAGLRHSEALSLLRADVDLDQGVLTIRETKFGKSRLVPLHATTIAVLSGYAARRDAHLGTPRSPYFFVAEQGGRLLHQYVHRVFWRLSRQIGLRQEGNRDGPRIHDLRHRFAVQTLINWHRAGEDVERELPVLSTFLGHANVRDTYWYLSATPELMNHAVRRLDKRWEVRS from the coding sequence ATGAGCCGGCTTGGCACCGCGTTTGAGCGCTACATCGGCATGCGCCAAGGGCTGGGATACAAATATGACGGTCCGGCAAAACGATTGTCGGAGTTCGTCGCTTTCATGGAATCCCGCGGCGCCGAGACCATCACGAATGATCTGGCAATGGAGTGGGTCACCTCGATGGGCCGGCAGCCAAGCTGGTCCATCCGCCTGTCTGATGTGCGCTGCTTTGCACAGCACCTCAGTTATTTCGATCCTTTGACAGAAGTGCTACCAAGCGACGCTGTAGCACCGGCACGGCGGACAAAGCCCTACATCTATAGCGAGATCGAGATTCAGACACTTTTGGCGGCGGCACTGTCGTTGCCGCCGGCCAACGCTCTGCGGCGCTGGACATATCACTGCCTGTTCGGGCTGATAGCAGTGGCCGGACTGCGCCATTCCGAAGCGCTCAGCCTGCTCCGGGCCGATGTCGATCTCGACCAGGGCGTCCTCACCATCCGAGAGACAAAGTTTGGCAAGTCACGGCTGGTCCCGCTGCATGCCACGACAATTGCTGTCCTTTCGGGCTACGCCGCCCGACGCGATGCACACCTTGGTACGCCGCGCAGTCCCTATTTCTTCGTCGCCGAACAAGGCGGCAGATTGCTGCATCAATACGTGCATCGCGTGTTCTGGCGACTATCCCGGCAAATCGGATTACGACAGGAGGGGAATCGAGATGGCCCACGGATTCATGATCTTCGTCACCGTTTCGCCGTCCAGACCCTGATCAACTGGCATCGCGCCGGCGAAGATGTGGAACGCGAGCTGCCCGTTCTCTCAACCTTCCTCGGCCATGCCAATGTTCGCGACACCTATTGGTATCTGTCGGCCACGCCGGAACTGATGAACCATGCCGTACGGCGATTGGATAAGCGTTGGGAGGTCCGGTCATGA
- a CDS encoding site-specific integrase yields the protein MNATDYLNRSALYRKLVYGPYREFAGVYAAKMSNEGLGRHCTWRSLSLFRDLMDWHVGNGHAPQDLSEVHVDRFLEHRFKHWKPDSGDRSALRRLLLALREKGLIPAALPILRSEHEKIVDVFGQYLSTERGLAAATMGSHKLLSLRFLREVCPLGVDGFAALTPQTVIGYVERHALDGSADSGKAMCGVVRAFLRYLHLKGFISMPLAGCVPSIRRWRLAGLPTFLPPEKVQKVLDACDRTTAMGRRDYAVLMILAKLGLRASEVSNLNLDDIDWQSGTILVHGKGRRQATMPLRHDVGTALVAYIRHGRPASACRRLFLRTLAPHVGFTSGSAITWIAKQALEQADIEGYAHHGAHLFRHSLATDLLRSGASFAEIGQLLRHRSIDSTRIYAKLDIDKLRELSLPWPGGVQ from the coding sequence ATGAACGCAACTGACTATTTGAATCGCAGCGCCCTATACCGGAAGCTGGTCTATGGTCCGTATCGGGAGTTTGCGGGCGTTTACGCCGCCAAAATGTCGAACGAAGGTTTGGGTCGGCATTGCACGTGGCGCTCGCTGAGCCTGTTTCGGGATCTGATGGACTGGCATGTTGGCAATGGACATGCTCCGCAGGATTTAAGCGAGGTTCACGTCGACCGCTTTCTTGAGCATCGTTTCAAGCACTGGAAGCCCGACTCGGGCGATCGATCGGCACTCCGCCGCTTGCTTTTGGCGTTACGGGAGAAAGGCTTAATACCAGCCGCACTTCCGATTCTGCGCAGTGAGCACGAGAAGATCGTCGATGTATTCGGGCAATATCTCTCGACTGAGAGAGGGCTCGCCGCCGCGACTATGGGGAGCCACAAGCTTCTGTCGCTTCGATTTCTCCGGGAGGTGTGCCCTTTAGGCGTAGACGGGTTTGCAGCGCTCACCCCGCAGACCGTGATCGGTTATGTCGAGCGACATGCGCTCGATGGTTCCGCCGACAGTGGCAAAGCCATGTGCGGGGTTGTGCGTGCCTTCCTGCGCTATTTGCATCTGAAGGGTTTCATCTCGATGCCGCTCGCTGGCTGTGTGCCGTCCATCCGCCGCTGGCGACTTGCCGGCCTTCCAACATTTCTCCCGCCCGAGAAAGTCCAGAAGGTTCTCGATGCCTGTGATCGGACGACGGCAATGGGTCGTCGGGACTACGCGGTTCTGATGATCCTCGCCAAGCTCGGTTTGCGCGCCAGCGAAGTTTCCAACCTCAATCTTGACGATATCGACTGGCAGTCGGGCACGATCCTCGTACACGGAAAGGGACGACGCCAAGCGACTATGCCGCTGCGTCACGACGTCGGAACAGCACTCGTCGCTTATATCCGACATGGGCGTCCAGCCTCGGCATGTCGACGACTTTTCCTACGAACACTCGCCCCGCACGTGGGTTTTACATCTGGCAGCGCCATCACGTGGATCGCTAAGCAAGCACTCGAACAGGCCGACATTGAAGGCTATGCGCATCACGGCGCCCATCTTTTCCGCCACAGCCTTGCGACTGACCTTTTGCGATCGGGCGCCAGCTTTGCTGAGATCGGCCAACTGCTCCGCCATCGAAGCATCGACAGTACAAGAATCTATGCCAAGCTCGATATTGATAAGCTGCGTGAACTGAGCCTACCCTGGCCGGGAGGTGTCCAATGA